In the genome of Populus trichocarpa isolate Nisqually-1 chromosome 6, P.trichocarpa_v4.1, whole genome shotgun sequence, one region contains:
- the LOC7463669 gene encoding stemmadenine O-acetyltransferase: MEVQIISKEILKPSSSTPQHLRTYKLSVLDQLAPPIYIPIILFYSPASEHLCKNSDHLKESFSQTLTHFYPFAGRIKDDFSVDCNDDGAEFIEARVAGDISMVLEQADINQQQQLLPCSPYGKSSKLSTDQVTLAVQVNYFNCGGVAISICIWHAVADASTLATFVNCWAAISRDPNNVIDEVVFDCTTLFPPQDLSSFSLHSFVKEDVSSEIVMKRFLFDGSKVAALRDEVGNGPSLDRPSRFIAVSTLILTAMMTVTRENEAMQINAATIAVDLRRRLKPPVPKQSIGNIFQVTIAKWPESESNELSYNGLAGKLHESIRMMNDDFIRKFHAGGGYFNFLKRSGEEARKGSNVTVFGFSSWCNFPFYETDFGWGKPLWLSPALKLNRVAIFLDTKDGEGIEAWIGLSEEDMVKFEQDPGILTYASFSPSI; encoded by the coding sequence ATGGAAGTTCAGATTATTTCTAAAGAAATCCTGAAACCTTCTTCTTCCACTCCGCAGCACCTAAGAACCTATAAGCTTTCTGTCCTTGATCAGTTAGCTCCTCCTATTTACATCCCTATCATCCTCTTTTACTCACCGGCCAGTGAGCATCTCTGCAAGAACTCTGATCATCTGAAAGAGTCTTTCTCACAAACATTAACTCACTTCTACCCTTTTGCTGGACGAATAAAGGATGATTTTTCAGTTGACTGCAATGATGATGGCGCTGAGTTCATTGAAGCTCGAGTAGCTGGTGACATATCCATGGTACTTGAGCAAGCAGACATAAATCAGCAGCAACAGCTGCTACCATGCAGCCCATATGGAAAGTCATCTAAGCTAAGCACTGATCAGGTAACGCTGGCAGTTCAAGTCAATTACTTCAATTGTGGTGGGGTGGCAATTAGTATCTGCATTTGGCATGCAGTTGCCGATGCGTCAACTCTAGCAACCTTTGTTAATTGCTGGGCTGCAATTTCTCGTGATCCCAATAACGTTATCGACGAGGTGGTTTTCGACTGCACGACACTCTTTCCTCCACAAGATTTATCAAGCTTCTCTTTGCACAGCTTCGTAAAAGAGGATGTGTCAAGTGAAATCGTGATGAAAAGGTTCTTGTTTGATGGTTCCAAGGTAGCTGCTCTAAGAGATGAAGTAGGCAATGGACCATCTTTGGATCGTCCGTCTCGTTTCATAGCTGTTTCAACTCTTATTTTGACGGCCATGATGACCGTAACCAGAGAAAATGAAGCTATGCAGATAAATGCTGCAACCATTGCTGTCGATCTGCGGAGGAGACTGAAACCACCAGTGCCAAAACAATCAATTGGAAACATTTTCCAAGTGACAATAGCAAAATGGCCAGAGAGTGAAAGTAATGAGTTGAGCTATAATGGTTTAGCGGGAAAACTTCATGAGTCAATAAGGATGATGAATGATGACTTTATCAGGAAGTTTCATGCTGGTGGCGGGTACTTTAACTTCCTCAAAAGATCTGGGGAAGAAGCTAGAAAGGGTTCGAATGTGACGGTGTTCGGTTTCAGTAGTTGGTGCAACTTTCCATTTTATGAAACTGATTTTGGGTGGGGCAAACCTCTTTGGTTAAGTCCTGCCTTGAAGCTTAACAGGGTTGCCATTTTCTTAGATACAAAAGACGGTGAGGGAATAGAAGCATGGATTGGACTGTCCGAGGAAGACATGGTAAAGTTTGAACAAGACCCTGGAATCCTTACCTATGCTTCTTTCAGTCCAAGCATATAA